The nucleotide window AGCATATACATAACAAAAATATATATAATTAAGCTAAAAATAACTTGCTTGTAAAAATTAAATCTTGACATGAATGTTTTGGCAAAATATGTTAGTGGTAGTTTAATAAAGAACATGATTATAATTGTAAGTAATGCATTAATAATTAAATCGTTTATTAACATAAAAAAATCCCCTTCTTTAACATAATTAAACATTATTTATAATTATTACATAAAAAACAGGATAGTCATTCTTTTTAAAAACCTAAAATTTTCCAATTAAATCATGTCACAGGTACGGCTTAGGTTTAGTCAAGAGCCATTTAGGAATATATTTTAGGTACGATTATTTTTATATTAATTTCTGTGACACTTTTATTTAAATAAAAAATCCTTTCTTAATAACAGTTCCTATAAGGGCGATAATCCTAAAGCCTTTACTCCTTTTTTAGCCATTTGACCTCTTATAATAAGGTCACTGCTGAAACTTTTTAAATCGTTTTTGTCTAGTAAACCTTCTTGAATAGTTTTGTTTAAAAGTCCTTCATACTATATAGGTATTTTGTTCTTTTTATTTTTAATACTTAAGATACAAATTCACATGCTTTCATAGGAGTGTTTGGTCTGAATGTGTCGTCTAAATAGTAAAATTTTTACAGATAATAAATATTTTCTTCATAAAAAAATAAAAACCTTCGTCAAAAAAACACTATTTTTGTCGAAAGTTTTTCATCTATAATACTTTTCCACTGGTTAAAATCCTCTAATGTTTTTCTTTTTCAACTTCTTCCTTTATCTTCATTACTTCTTCATAACTTATACCTGCTCCCTCTACAACTATTTTTAAATCTACTCCCATTTTTATTAGATTTTTTACTACTTCATATTTCCCTTCTATTCTCCCTTTTATTAGCCCTTCTTCTCTTCCTTTTCTTTCTCTATATTTAAATTCTTCTTCTAATTTTCTTCCTAAATTGCTTAAAGAGTGTATTTTAATATTTACTCCCTATACATTTAGAATAGAAGTTTATAACCTTTTTCTCCAATAGAAAACATTTTATGTGTTTCTATACTAAGTATTCTGATTTTTATTATCACACTTTATAAGTTCTATCATTCTAATAAAATAATTATACACTTCTGTACTTTTATTAAACATATTTTCCAATTTTTCTTTCCCACTTTCTAAAACATCATTTTCTAAAAACTCTTCATTAAAGATAAGTGCTAAAGAATATTGCCTTTGCAAAGCTACATTTAACATTTGTTTTCCTGCATTTTCTTCTCCATCAACACGACTGTCTCCACATATGTTGTGGCGAAGATATGATATTAATATTCAAAATAATGGGGTTTTGTATAATAGTATCCCCTTTAAATCCCCTTCTTATTAACATAAAATATTTATAGTATTTTTTTGTTTCTGCTCAGCAACAGGTAATAAATATAATAAGCTTAATCTTTGTCTAATTACTGACATAAATCCAATTAGCACTAGACACCAAAATGAATCATATATTTATTCTCCAGTTTTGCTTTTCTGATTAGTTTTAACAACTCCATAAGGCTATAATCTTGTTTAATTCTGGGATCATTAGAAACTATAGTTTCTAATATTGATAATGATTCGGGTGGTATTAATGTAACTCCATGTCGAGCTAAAGACATATTAGGACTGTTCAGGTCACCAAAATATGTTTTCATTTTACTTAATTCTTCCCACCAATCATCAATATAAATATCATCATCAATTGTTACACAATTATATTTTTCTGGTTCATATTTGATATATTCCTTATTCTTATCTATCTTGTCAATAATTCCAAATTCAATAGGAGTCAATCTATCACCTCCTTGATAGAAATCTTATCTAAAAGTTTTCATCTACTCATCCTACTAACACTTCATTTTCTATTAAGATAATCTTTATTTGTAATTATTACAAAATCAGCATCTAATATTTCATCATATTTATACACTTGAAACCATACTTCACCTTTAAACATTTCTTGAAGAATATCTTAAACATATCCTTTAAATATAAGTAAAGATCATCTGCTGTCTTTAATTCTTCTCCTGTTATCATTTGTCTTAATACTTCTTTTGATAATGTGCTCATAAAACCTCACGATGTAGAGCATTGCCTTTGGCTAGTAGTTGGCACAGTCACCCTCCCACAATAGACTTTCACCACCTAGTTGCTGTGCATGCCCGGCACACTTAAAAAAAGACACTTGCTAAATTAGCAAATACCAAAAATTTATTTTACTTACTTTATTCTTAGTTTTAAAACTCTATGGTCCAGTTCCTATTCCACTAATTCTCCAACCTATAGCTTCAACTTCTTTTTTCAGACTAATAAATCTAGGCTGATTTCCATTATCATGAGTTATTTCTTTTTTAAAATTAAAATCTACAATTACCATATATTCTAATGTCCCTTCAGGGATAAATTCCCCTTCCATTTTCTTTATTTTCTTAAGCTTTACACTTTTAATATTATTATCGCTAAATCCATCATTAAATAATTTATGATTATCCATATTTGATGAAAGATATTTACATAATGATTTTCTAGTCATACAAGCATATATCATTTTTTTATCATGTTCATTCAACGCCTTAAAATATTCCTCAATAATTTCTTCTGGTTCTTTTTTTGATAAATAAATATCTAATTCATCATTATAGTCAATATAATTTTTTATCCAATCATCCCACTCCATATTAGTTATATCTTCAATACTTTTTCTATTTAATGAACATGCAAACGAGTCATGCCTTCCTGCATCTATATATGCTCCTATAATTTTATCTTGATACTTTAAAATTATTCCCCTTGCATCCATTCTCGGTTTCAAAAACTCAGGAAGAGGTTCCCTCAATCTGTATATTTCTACTTTAATTGTTTTTCCTAAATATTTGCTAAAATCTAAACCTATTTCCTTAGATAATTCATTATTATATGCCCAATATATTTTTATAGGAAATTCTCCTGCCTGATGTTTTAAATTGTCAGGTAACGTTTCAGTTAAAGTATTAATTTTATAGTCAACAGTCCAATTGTATTTATTAAATAATTCGTTAACTTTTGCTTCAATATTTGTATCATAATTTTCATACCGGAGCAGATTATCTATATACCTAAACAAATCAAAACTAGGAGCTAATTTTTTACCATTAATATCTATATATCCAACTTCTTGAACATAGTCATAATCATATAATAATTCTTTCACCTCTCCATTTACTTTATATAAAAGAATTTTATTATCTTTGTATTGTCCACATCTTTCTACCATCTCTTCAGTATTAGATTCTTTGCTTTTAGCAACCATTGAAACAATAGACTGTATAATTCTCTTATCACTAGAAACAAACATCTTTTTATCTCTACATAATATCTCAAGTTTCTCTACATTCTTTAAAAGTTTTTCAATATTCAATTCACCATTTCTATATTGACTTTCATCAAAATTTTCTAAAGGCATCTCTCTTTTTTCTACTTTCTGAACTTCACAGCCTGCAACTATTAATGAAAATATGATACATATTATAAAAAAACATATTTTCCTATTCAAACAAATCCCACTCCTCTCGTAAAATTATACAAATTATCACTAGTGTTCATTAATTTAAAAATATTTCCATTGACTTTTCATTGACTTTTAAACTATAAGATGTTCTAAACTGGTAATAATAAAAAAATACATTATGGAATATTATACCAATGAATATGGTTAAAAAATCCCCGCAGGGGAATGATTTTGGATTTATATGGAATCAAAATATTTCTATTTTATCCACTAAACAATAGTTCCCAAGTAAAATTTTCTTTGTTAATCAGTATAGTAATTTTGTATTTTAAAAATCTTCTTATACCATTAGCTACATCATTACAACACGGATCCATATCATATTTTTGATTATTTTCATTTTTAAGATCATCCTCCCCTATACTTGCAATATGCCAAAATGCTTTAGCTTTATTATCATAACTTGGTTTTGCATCAAAATAAATAAATTTATTAAATAAATTAGGTCTATTATCCTTATAATTCAACTCTATTTGAAAAATGCTATATATATCATTGAAAAACTCATTTAAATCTTCATATAACTTTATTTTAGCATTTGAAATTTTAGTCCACTTAACTTCTTTCTATTTTTGAATTAATGCTATACCTTCTCTTATAATATTTCTAATATCTTCATATATATCTTTCTTTTTTTCTTTTGGACATTGCAATGCACCTAATACCATGACATCTGAATTATCTCTAGGCAAATGACAACTTTCATCACAATATACGTAATACAAATTTTATCTCTCCTTTAGTAAATCTCAATTCATATTATACCATATATTGTATATATTTCCAATATAATCACTTATGAATTTGACAAATTATTATTTTTTCCAACATAAAAGTAATCTCTATATGAAAAAACAGAGATTACTTTTAATAGTATTTTATTATTTAACTTTTCATTCAGTCATCTATTATTCAAGTTGGTATAATCTGCTCTAAAATAAACTTTGTAATCACTAATTTTAAAATCATACTCTTTAAGAAGTTTTATTATTAAATTTCGTATAGCGTTTCCACTTTGATTAGTTTCTATATAAATCTTATCTCCAATTTTTCTAGGCTTTCTCATTGAATTAGGATTAACAGAAAAATATTTTTTCTTTTTGCCGTTCATTGTATCATTATTCTCAAAAGACATAAATTTCTTTTCATCTATAGCCATAAGCAGTTCACAAGTTTTTACTAATACATCCTTCCACGTACTAGCTTCAATAACATGATTTTCATTCAGTTTAAAACCAAATGGTCTTTTATGGGTAAAATTTTCATATAAGGTATGTTCAATTTTATTATCTACTAAATATTCATTATAGTTAGGTATTGTTCTTCTTTCAATTTCTTCATCTGTTTCTTCATTTATTTGAATTTCCTCTACTTCAAGTAAAGATATTATTTCCTCTATCTTATTTTCATAGTAATGAGCATTTTCTGCTATATCTTTATAGATATTTACTCTTTGAAAATCTCTATTTGAGACAGCTGAATTCATTTTATCTCCAAATACTTCTATTGTATCGTTAATAACTGTCCTAAGCAATTCCAAACTTTCTGATATATCGATAGCCTTATCTGGACATTCTTCTTTTATTTTTTCAATAAAATATTTTAATTCCATGGTTTATCCCCCCGTTTAGTTCAATCTCAACATATTTAATTAAATACTTCTTAAGCCTTATAATCTTCCTTTTCTTCAGCTGCTATTTCATATTCTTTATCATTTATATCATAAGCACTTATATTTCCACACATTAATTCTGCTTGTTTCATAACTACTTCAAGAGCATGTTTTGTTTGTTCTGGTGGATAATTGTATTTTTTAAGTAATCTTTTTATGATTCTTCTCATCCCAGCTTGAGCACTTTTTTTAATGCTCCAGTCAATTGTAATATTCTTTCTAATGGCTACTGTTAGTTCATGGGCAATTTTTTTAAGGGTTTCATCATTTATAAATTTTCTTACTGCATCATCTACAGTTAGTGCATCATAAAAAGCTATTTCATCTTCTGTAAGTCCTAAATCTTTTTCTTGCTCACGCATCTCTTTCATTTCTTTAGCCATTCTAATAAGCTCTTCGATAACTTCTGCGTTTGTTATTGCTTGGTTTCTATATTTATTTAATGCCTTCTTTAGCTTTTCAGAGAACTTCTCTGATTTAACAAGATTTCGTTTCTCCATTGTTTTGATATTACCTTCAAGAAGTCTTTTAAGTATTTCAACCGCAAGATTTTTATATTTTATTTGACGCACTTCTTCTAAAAATTCTTCAGATAAAATAGAAACCTCAGGCCTTTGAAGTCCTAATGCATCAAATACATCTATAACTTCTTGAGATATGATTGACCTTTCAAACATCTGATTTACTCTCATATCAATTTCTTTTTTAGAAAGAGACTTTTTACCTTTAACATCTAACTTTGCCAAACTTACCTTTACTGCTTTAAAATAACTTACTTCAAGGGCATGTTTTTTCCCTTCATCGGTAGCAGCACATAAAGCATGGGCCTTTGCCAATTCTGTAGCAACTTTTTTAAATCTCTTTTGTTCTTTTTCTGGTAAACCTAGTACAAAATTCATTCCACTTGTAATAGCTCTAATCCTTTCAGCTTGAGAGCTTCCCATATAACCTGAGTAGTTAAGACCATGTAGCATGTCACGTAAAATTTCAAGCTTTTCAAGCATAATAGAAATAGCTACAGATGTATCAATACCTGTATTCTTTTTATCACTGTCTGTATATTCTTTTAAAGCCTTCTTTAAACTTTCAAGAATACCTATGTAATCAACTACTACTCCACCTGACTTGTCTTTAAATACCCTGTTTACCCTTGCTATTGCCTGCATTAGATTATGACCCTTCATAGGTTTATCTATATACATAGTATGCATAGAAGGAACATCAAAACCTGTAAGCCACATATCTCTAACTATCACGATTTTTAGTTCATCATTTACATCCTTCATTCTTTTAGCTAGAGTATCCCTTCTTTGTTTTCCACCTATATGTTTTTGAAGTTTTTCATTATCACCGGCTCCACCAGTAATGACAACTTTTATTTTCCCTTTATTTACATCATCACTATGCCACTCAGGTCTTAGCTTTACAATCTCATCGTATAAATCTACACAAATTCTACGGCTCATACATACAATCATAGCTTTACCATCAATAGTTTTAGATTTTTCTTCAAAGTGATTAACAATGTCCTCAGCAAGCTTTTTTATTCTATTTGGAGAACCTACTATTGCTTCAAGTCTCGACCATTTACTTTTATATTTTTCCTTTTCTTCCTGTTCCTGTCCTTCAGTTATCTCTTCAAATTCTTCATCTATTTTTTTAAGTTCTTCATCATCGGTTTCTAGCTTTATAATTCTATTTTCATAATAAATTTTAACAGTAGCTCCATCTTCGACAGCCCTTGTCATATCATATATATCAATATAATCTCCAAATACTGCAGGAGTTGACTTATCTTCAAATTCTATTGGAGTTCCTGTAAATCCTATAAAAGAGGCGTTAGGAAGAGCGTCTCTTACATATTTGGCAAATCCGTATTTTACATCTCCTGTTTTTGTATTTGTTTTAGCTTGCAAACCATATTGACTTCTATGGGCTTCGTCAGCTATAACTATAACGTTTCTTCTATCGGTTAAACATGGCATATCTCCTTCTTCAGGCTTAAACTTTTGAATAGTGGTAAATATTATTCCACCGGATTCCCTTTCATTTAATAAATCAAACAATCCATTAATCACTTTAGAATTAGACTTGGCATTTCTTTCTTTCTGTTCTTCTGTAAGTTTTCTTACATCAGCCTGTACAGGAGTTTGCCTCAATATATCCGAAGATTTGCTAAAGGTTGTATATAACTGGTCATCCAAATCATTTCTATCAGTAATGACTACAATAGTTGGATTATTAAAGTGTTTTACCAGCTGAGCAGCATAAAATACCATTGTAAGGCTTTTTCCAGAACCTTGTGTATGCCATATTACCCCTATTTTTCTATCTCCCTCTTCACTAATTGCAACTTTTGTCTTTTCAACAGCTTTTTTTACGGCAAAATACTGATGATATGCTGCAAGAATTTTTATAATAGTCTTTTTTTGTCCTATTTTATTACCGTCCCTGTCATAATCATCTTCCTTGGATTCTTGAAACAATATAAAGTTTTCTATTATATCAAGTAGCCTTTCTTTACTAAGCATACCTTTTATCATAACTTCATATTGGGGAACATCTAATGGTTCAATTTTTTCACCGTCTATACTCCTCCAATTCATAAACCTTTCAAAGTTTGAAGTTATTGTTCCTGCTTTAGCATTAATTCCATCGGAAAGAATACAAAAAGCATTATAATTAAATAATGAAGGAATATCCCTTTTATATGTTTGTATTTGATTATAAGCGTTTTCAATACCTACATTTTCATCTGAAGCTGATTTCAGCTCAACCACTACAAAGGGTATACCATTTATAAATATAATAATATCAGGTCTTCTTTCTTCATTTTCAAATACAGTAAATTGATTTACTACTAAGAACTCATTTCTATCAGGATTTTTAAAATCTATAATCTGTGCATTTTTTGTTCTGTTTAATCCCTTTTCCCTAATTGGAACTTCTATTCCCTCTACAAGAAGTTTATGAAAATATCGATTGTTTTCTTCTAGTAATGGACTGTTGAAAGTTATTATTTTTCTATAGGCTTCTTCTATAGCATCATCAGGCAAATCTCTATTTAGTCTAAATAATGCATCCCTTACCCTTTGCTCTAGTATTACATCACGATAATCTTTTCTTTCTGGAGAATCTCCATCGTAAGCAATATCAGGACCATATTTATATTCGTATCCTAACTCCATTAATAGCTCTATAAAGGCTTCTTCCAATGCTGATTCATTGAAATTTATGTATGAAATCAATATAGCTCCCCCTTTCAACCTGAACAATTGAGAATTGAAAATTGAGAATTGAGAATTAAAATCCTTTTTTCGTCATTCTCAATTATTTATTTTCCATTCTCAATTCTTAATTCTCAATTATCTAATGGTACTCTTATTTCACCTGACATAAGTTTTGGGAGTAAGGTATCACGAATTGAAGATAATTTGGCTGACTCTTCTTCATTATTAATTACTGTCTCCCTTAATTTTCTAACAATACTATTGAATCTTTCAAGTATTTCAAAATCATTTGGAATACAGATTTTGATACTGTATACATATTCTTTATCCGTATGTGGTATCGCTGAACCTGTAGTATTCGCTTTAATATCATCTTCAAAATATTTTAGAACATAATAGATAAAATCTTTACCTAAAGTTTTATCTTGTATATCAACTCTTGCAAGAGTTGAAGCTACAATTCCATTTTGACCATAATAGACCGTTCCTGAACTTGCTCCATCCATTACCATTAAAGTATCAAATTCATCAGCTATTATCATCTTTTCACTATTTGCATACAATGTTGAATTTCTATTTAATACATCAATAGTTAAATATTTTTTATAATTTTGAAAAAATGTTTCTTTGATTTCTTTAGGCTTCTTTCCCTTTTTGAATTTGATTATCTTTCCTAAATCAATAACCTCCCACCCCTTAGGAATCATTCCAAGTTCACTTTCAACCATTTCTCCACCGCTAGATTTATAGGGTTCTCCATTTTCATTTGGAAATTCAAAATCTATAAACCAGTGTTTAAAGATAGCCTGAGCCATTTTTTCAATGGTTTTATTGATTTTGTTATTGACTTCTATTTTTTCATCTAAAGTTGAAAGAATATGAACAATAGCTTTTTGTTCTTCGAGTGGTGGTAAATCAATCTCTAGTTCTCCTATAACACTTGGCTTTATTGAAGGGTAAGCAGATGTACTTGTTTCTGCTACTGCCTGAAGATAATTAGTAATACCATCTTGTGTTAAAAATCTATATAAGTATTCTGGAGTTACTATTTCTGAATTGGGAGTTAATACTGCAAATCCAGTTGAAACAATCATGTTGTTAACTGTTTTTTTTAATATTCCATAATGTTTTTGATTTGGTCTAACAGTCGATATTAAAATATCGTTTTCTTTTACTTTACGTTTTGCCCTACTAGGTACTTTATCTTTACCTACTACTAAATAGTGTATTTCATTAATAATTCCCTTATTAAGATTTGACGTATCTAAATAATTAATATATTCCCATCTGTCATTTTTACTTAAATTTTCTCTATTTATTTCACAAATATCACAAATCTTATATTTCAAACCCAATCCCCCCTAAGTTCTTTCTTATCTCATCCTCTAGCCTTCTTGACTTTGCAAATAACTCACTTAATTCACTTGTTAAATTCTCCATCTTTTCTTCAAAGGGGATGCCATCGTCTTCTGTTTCTTCTATGCCTACATATCTACCAGGGGTTAATACATACTCATGTTCCCTTACTTCTTCAATAGTGGCTGATTTGCAGAATCCTTTAATATCCTCATATTTACCATCAATGTTTCTCCAATTATGATAAGTATCGGCAATTTTTTTGATGTCTTCATCCTTTAATTCTCTATGTCTTCTATCTATCATTTCACCAAGATGTCTTGCATCTATAAACAATATTTCATGTTCTCTACTTCTATATTTAGGATTATTCTTCTTGTTTCGATTAAGAATCCATAGTGAAACAGGAATACTTGTTGAATAAAATAGCTTATCAGATAGTGCAACGATAGCATCTACTAAATCTGCTTCTATTAAATTTTTTCTTATATTGCCTTCATTTGATGTATTTGAACTTAAAGAACCATTAGCTAGTACAACTCCTGCTACTCCATTTGGAGCGAGATGATATATTATGTGCTGAAGCCATGCATAATTGGCGTTACTTGCTGGTGGTATTCCATATTTCCATCTCACGTCATCAGTTAATTTGTCTCCACCCCAATCACTAACATTAAAAGGTGGATTTGCAAGAATATAGTCAGCCTTAAGTGTCTTATGTAGGTCATTATGGAATGTATCTGCATGATGGGGACCTATATTTCCGTCTAATCCTCTAATAGCTAAATTCATTTTACATAGTTTCCAAGTTGTTGCATTTAGTTCTTGACCATAGATAGAAAGATTATCTATCCTGCCTTGATGCTCTTCAACGAACTTTTCACTTTGAATAAACATGCCACCACTACCACAGCAAGGGTCGTATATTCTTCCTTTGTAAGGCTCTATCATTTCAACTAATGTCTTTACTACACAAGTTGGAGTATAGAATTCTCCACCACCTTTACCTTCTGCACTAGCAAATTTGCCTAGGAAATATTCATATACTCTACCAAGCAAATCTTTTTCTCCATCTTTATGTAGCTTTATTGTCGAAATTAAATCTATAAGCTCTCCTAGTCTTCTTTTATCTAGTTCAGGTCTTGCATATCTTTTATCAAGTACACCCTTTAAGCTTGGATTTTCTTTTTCTATTAATATCATTGCATCATCAATAATCTGGCCGATTTTTGGATCTTTTGCATTATTCTTTATATGTTCCCACCTTGCTTCCTTTGGAACCCAGAAAATATTCTCTGCTTCGTATTCATCCCTATCTTCTTCAAATCCTTCTCCTTCTTCCACAAGTTCATTGTATTTCATTTCAAATTTATCGGATATGTATTTTAAAAATAAAAGTCCTAAGACAACGTGTTTATACTCACTGGCATCCATACTTCCCCTTAACTTATCTGCTGCTTTCCATAGGGTTTCTTCAAATCCTATTTTTGCTGTTGACATAACGAATTCCTCCTCTTTTATTGTGATTAATAGTTATAATCATCAAAAACTTCAAATATTTCACTTTCAAATTCATCCTGCTCCGGTCCTGAGGATACCCAGTCAGGTAATACTTCTAAATAATGAGCAAGGGCTTCTATAGTTTTATGTAATATAATCTCATGCTGAGCTTTTTCTACAAGTTCAACAATAAGTTTAAATGTATCCATATATGGATTTTTATCTACAATATCCAATGCCTTTTTAAATCTCTTTAAAAGTTTAGCTTTTTCTATATTTCTTTCAATAGAATTTATTTCTTCTTTGTCATATATAGGAACTTCTACAATATCATTTACTTCACCTATCATAAACTGTTGTTCATACTTTTTTATAACAGGTTTTAAATCCCTTTTTAATTTTTCTTTTTGAATCTCCAGTTTATCTATTTCATCTATTTCTTTATTAAAGTACTCTTTTTTTATGCCAAAGGTTTCTTCTAAAATTGGGAGATATTTTTTAGGTATATTTTGCTTTTTCTTAATCCATAGGTTTATATTTTGCTTCTTTATTCCCAGCTTCTTTGCAAGTTCTACATGCTGCATATTGTATAAGCTAAGTATATATTCTAGACCTATCAATAATTCACCTCCCAATTTTTTATTATTGTCTTAGTCAATATATTTTTATTATATCTTTTCTTTAATAAATATTCAATCTGTATTTTCATAATTTGGGATTTTTATGTGAATTTTACAAAATAAAAAACCCACATTTTTATTGTGGGCTTACTGTTTTCTATCCTCGTTCAAGGGAATATATACATTTTTTGTAAAACCTCTGTTATCATTGAAATTTCAACATCTCCTAGCTGTGTTTTCTTTTAATCAATACTACCGACTCCACATGAGCCGTATGCGGAAACATGTCTACACATACTACTTTTTCTACTTTATATCCTGCTTTTTTTACTTGTTTTAAATTTTCTGCTAAAGTTTTAGGATTACATGATATGTATATTATTTCTTTTGCTTTATATTTTAATATTTTTTCTAATGCCTTTGGATTTACTCCAGCTCTTGGCGGGTCAAGTATTATTATATCTGGTCTATCTTTTAACTCATTTATTTTTTCCAAAA belongs to Caminicella sporogenes DSM 14501 and includes:
- a CDS encoding type I restriction endonuclease subunit R, encoding MISYINFNESALEEAFIELLMELGYEYKYGPDIAYDGDSPERKDYRDVILEQRVRDALFRLNRDLPDDAIEEAYRKIITFNSPLLEENNRYFHKLLVEGIEVPIREKGLNRTKNAQIIDFKNPDRNEFLVVNQFTVFENEERRPDIIIFINGIPFVVVELKSASDENVGIENAYNQIQTYKRDIPSLFNYNAFCILSDGINAKAGTITSNFERFMNWRSIDGEKIEPLDVPQYEVMIKGMLSKERLLDIIENFILFQESKEDDYDRDGNKIGQKKTIIKILAAYHQYFAVKKAVEKTKVAISEEGDRKIGVIWHTQGSGKSLTMVFYAAQLVKHFNNPTIVVITDRNDLDDQLYTTFSKSSDILRQTPVQADVRKLTEEQKERNAKSNSKVINGLFDLLNERESGGIIFTTIQKFKPEEGDMPCLTDRRNVIVIADEAHRSQYGLQAKTNTKTGDVKYGFAKYVRDALPNASFIGFTGTPIEFEDKSTPAVFGDYIDIYDMTRAVEDGATVKIYYENRIIKLETDDEELKKIDEEFEEITEGQEQEEKEKYKSKWSRLEAIVGSPNRIKKLAEDIVNHFEEKSKTIDGKAMIVCMSRRICVDLYDEIVKLRPEWHSDDVNKGKIKVVITGGAGDNEKLQKHIGGKQRRDTLAKRMKDVNDELKIVIVRDMWLTGFDVPSMHTMYIDKPMKGHNLMQAIARVNRVFKDKSGGVVVDYIGILESLKKALKEYTDSDKKNTGIDTSVAISIMLEKLEILRDMLHGLNYSGYMGSSQAERIRAITSGMNFVLGLPEKEQKRFKKVATELAKAHALCAATDEGKKHALEVSYFKAVKVSLAKLDVKGKKSLSKKEIDMRVNQMFERSIISQEVIDVFDALGLQRPEVSILSEEFLEEVRQIKYKNLAVEILKRLLEGNIKTMEKRNLVKSEKFSEKLKKALNKYRNQAITNAEVIEELIRMAKEMKEMREQEKDLGLTEDEIAFYDALTVDDAVRKFINDETLKKIAHELTVAIRKNITIDWSIKKSAQAGMRRIIKRLLKKYNYPPEQTKHALEVVMKQAELMCGNISAYDINDKEYEIAAEEKEDYKA
- a CDS encoding DUF4829 domain-containing protein, with translation MNRKICFFIICIIFSLIVAGCEVQKVEKREMPLENFDESQYRNGELNIEKLLKNVEKLEILCRDKKMFVSSDKRIIQSIVSMVAKSKESNTEEMVERCGQYKDNKILLYKVNGEVKELLYDYDYVQEVGYIDINGKKLAPSFDLFRYIDNLLRYENYDTNIEAKVNELFNKYNWTVDYKINTLTETLPDNLKHQAGEFPIKIYWAYNNELSKEIGLDFSKYLGKTIKVEIYRLREPLPEFLKPRMDARGIILKYQDKIIGAYIDAGRHDSFACSLNRKSIEDITNMEWDDWIKNYIDYNDELDIYLSKKEPEEIIEEYFKALNEHDKKMIYACMTRKSLCKYLSSNMDNHKLFNDGFSDNNIKSVKLKKIKKMEGEFIPEGTLEYMVIVDFNFKKEITHDNGNQPRFISLKKEVEAIGWRISGIGTGP
- a CDS encoding DUF3800 domain-containing protein, with the translated sequence MYYVYCDESCHLPRDNSDVMVLGALQCPKEKKKDIYEDIRNIIREGIALIQK
- a CDS encoding restriction endonuclease subunit S; its protein translation is MKYKICDICEINRENLSKNDRWEYINYLDTSNLNKGIINEIHYLVVGKDKVPSRAKRKVKENDILISTVRPNQKHYGILKKTVNNMIVSTGFAVLTPNSEIVTPEYLYRFLTQDGITNYLQAVAETSTSAYPSIKPSVIGELEIDLPPLEEQKAIVHILSTLDEKIEVNNKINKTIEKMAQAIFKHWFIDFEFPNENGEPYKSSGGEMVESELGMIPKGWEVIDLGKIIKFKKGKKPKEIKETFFQNYKKYLTIDVLNRNSTLYANSEKMIIADEFDTLMVMDGASSGTVYYGQNGIVASTLARVDIQDKTLGKDFIYYVLKYFEDDIKANTTGSAIPHTDKEYVYSIKICIPNDFEILERFNSIVRKLRETVINNEEESAKLSSIRDTLLPKLMSGEIRVPLDN
- a CDS encoding transcriptional regulator; this translates as MIGLEYILSLYNMQHVELAKKLGIKKQNINLWIKKKQNIPKKYLPILEETFGIKKEYFNKEIDEIDKLEIQKEKLKRDLKPVIKKYEQQFMIGEVNDIVEVPIYDKEEINSIERNIEKAKLLKRFKKALDIVDKNPYMDTFKLIVELVEKAQHEIILHKTIEALAHYLEVLPDWVSSGPEQDEFESEIFEVFDDYNY
- a CDS encoding type I restriction-modification system subunit M — encoded protein: MSTAKIGFEETLWKAADKLRGSMDASEYKHVVLGLLFLKYISDKFEMKYNELVEEGEGFEEDRDEYEAENIFWVPKEARWEHIKNNAKDPKIGQIIDDAMILIEKENPSLKGVLDKRYARPELDKRRLGELIDLISTIKLHKDGEKDLLGRVYEYFLGKFASAEGKGGGEFYTPTCVVKTLVEMIEPYKGRIYDPCCGSGGMFIQSEKFVEEHQGRIDNLSIYGQELNATTWKLCKMNLAIRGLDGNIGPHHADTFHNDLHKTLKADYILANPPFNVSDWGGDKLTDDVRWKYGIPPASNANYAWLQHIIYHLAPNGVAGVVLANGSLSSNTSNEGNIRKNLIEADLVDAIVALSDKLFYSTSIPVSLWILNRNKKNNPKYRSREHEILFIDARHLGEMIDRRHRELKDEDIKKIADTYHNWRNIDGKYEDIKGFCKSATIEEVREHEYVLTPGRYVGIEETEDDGIPFEEKMENLTSELSELFAKSRRLEDEIRKNLGGIGFEI